A portion of the Amia ocellicauda isolate fAmiCal2 chromosome 22, fAmiCal2.hap1, whole genome shotgun sequence genome contains these proteins:
- the dhx33 gene encoding ATP-dependent RNA helicase DHX33: MPQDPDPPPAKRFKPGSPFFCLNKKPGMLLPRKGNTSVPIELQRRHLPIYQAKSQLINQLRQLHNAVLIGETGSGKTTQIPQYLYECGIGRQGIVAITQPRRVAAISLAGRVAEEKKTQLGKLVGYTVRFEDVTSPETKLKFMTDGMLLREAIGDPLLQRYTVVILDEAHERTVHTDVLFGVVKMAQKKRKEQNKYPLKVIIMSATMDVDLFSQYFNKAPVLYLEGRQHPIQIFYTKQPQSDYLQAALVSVFQIHQEAPLSHDILVFLTGQEEIEALARTCRDIAKHLPEGCGTMTVIPLYASLPPVQQLRVFQPAPKGSRKVVLSTNIAETSITISGIKFVIDTGMVKAKRYNPDSGLEVLAVQRVSKAQAWQRAGRAGREDSGVCYRLYTEDEFDNLANVTVPEIQRCNLASVMLQLLALRIPDVMNFDFMSKPSPEAIQTAIEQLDLLGAVERRDDQVILTPLGKKMAYFPLEPRFAKTILLSPDFSCTEEVLTIVSLLSVDSVLYNPPARREEVHSVRRKFISNEGDHMTRLNIYRAFKNVGGNKEWCRENFVNSRNMGLVSEVRSQLREICVKLGMSMESSRTETGNIRRCLAHGLFTNAAELQPDGSYTALDTHQPVAIHPSSVLFQAKPAYVVFNELLHTSKCYMRDLCLVDPEWLHEAAPEYFRRKLRAVKS, encoded by the exons ATGCCCCAGGACCCCGATCCTCCTCCGGCGAAACGATTCAAGCCGGGGTCGCccttcttctgcctcaataagAAACCTGGCATGCTGCTGCCCAGAAAGGGGAACACATCTGTACCGATAGAGTTACAGCGCAGACATCTGCCCATTTACCAGGCAAAGTCCCAGCTCATCAACCAGCTGAGGCAGCTACACAACGCGGTCCTCATAG GCGAGACGGGTTCTGGAAAGACCACGCAGATCCCCCAGTACCTCTATGAGTGTGGCATCGGGCGCCAGGGCATTGTGGCCATCACCCAGCCACGCCGGGTGGCAGCAATCTCCCTTGCTGGCAGGGTggcggaagaaaagaaaactcaaCTGGGAAAACTG GTGGGCTACACTGTCCGCTTCGAGGACGTCACCTCCCCGGAGACCAAGCTGAAATTCATGACGGACGGCATGCTGCTGCGCGAGGCCATTGGGGACCCACTGCTCCAGAGGTACACCGTGGTGATCCTGGATGAGGCCCACGAGAGGACCGTGCACACCGACGTGCTGTTCGGGGTGGTGAAGATGGCCCAGAAGAAACGCAAGGAGCAGAACAAGTACCCCTTGAAG GTGATCATTATGTCGGCCACAATGGACGTAGACCTCTTCTCGCAGTACTTCAACAAAGCTCCGGTTCTCTACCTCGAGGGGAGGCAGCACCCTATCCAGATCTTCTACACCAAGCAGCCGCAGTCAGACTACCTCCAGGCGGCGTTGGTGTCcgtctttcagatccaccaa GAAGCTCCCCTGTCCCACGATATCTTGGTGTTCCTCACCGGCCAGGAGGAGATCGAGGCCCTGGCGAGAACCTGCAGAGACATCGCCAAGCACCTGCCCGAGGGCTGTGGGACCATGACCGTCATCCCACTGTACGCCTCTCTGCCCCCAGTTCAGCAGCTCCGGGTCTTCCAGCCCGCACCCAAG GGCTCCAGGAAGGTCGTCCTCTCTACAAACATCGCAGAGACCTCTATTACCATCTCTGGGATCAAGTTTGTCATCGACACCGGCATGGTGAAGGCAAAACGTTACAATCCAG ACAGTGGCCTCGAAGTGCTGGCAGTCCAGCGGGTGTCCAAAGCCCAGGCCTGGCAGCGGGCTGGCAGGGCCGGCCGCGAGGACAGCGGGGTGTGTTACCGCCTCTACACCGAAGACGAGTTCGACAACCTGGCCAACGTGACCGTGCCCGAGATACAGAG GTGCAATCTGGCCAGTGTGATGCTTCAGCTGTTGGCGTTGAGAATCCCAGACGTTATGAACTTTGACTTCATGTCCAAACCGTCCCCAG AGGCTATCCAGACAGCCATAGAGCAGCTGGATCTATTGGGAGCCGTGGAGCGCCGAGACGATCAGGTCATTCTGACTCCATTAGGGAAGAAAATGGCCTACTTCCCTCTGGAGCCCAGGTTTGCCAAG acCATCCTCCTGTCGCCGGATTTTTCCTGCACTGAGGAGGTGCTGACCATCGTGTCCCTGCTGTCGGTGGACAGCGTCCTCTACAACCCACCCGCCCGGCGGGAGGAAGTCCACTCAGTGCGCAGGAAGTTCATCTCCAATGAGGGGGACCACATGACCCGTCTCAACATCTACAGAGCCTTCAAGAACGTGGGTGGCAACAAG GAGTGGTGTCGAGAGAACTTCGTCAACAGCAGGAACATGGGGCTGGTGTCAGAAGTCCGCTCCCAGCTCCGAGAGATCTGCGTGAAG CTGGGGATGTCCATGGAGTCCTCCCGCACCGAAACGGGCAATATCCGTCGATGCCTGGCCCACGGGCTCTTCACCAACGCGGCCGAGCTGCAGCCCGACGGCAGCTACACGGCCCTGGACACCCACCAGCCGGTGGCCATCCACCCCTCCTCGGTGCTCTTCCAGGCCAAGCCGGCCTACGTGGTCTTCAATGAGCTCCTGCACACCTCCAAGTGCTACATGCGAGACCTGTGCCTGGTGGACCCCGAGTGGCTGCACGAGGCCGCCCCCGAGTACTTCCGCCGGAAACTGCGGGCTGTCAAGAGCTAA